In the Parasteatoda tepidariorum isolate YZ-2023 chromosome 3, CAS_Ptep_4.0, whole genome shotgun sequence genome, one interval contains:
- the LOC139425229 gene encoding tigger transposable element-derived protein 4-like codes for MQQMSGKKKLLKSSSIHRAETFLMSTKLDFFFKCTSAKTLAFKGEKCSGAKHSKDRIALLVGANMDGTKKLPLLMIGKSRNPRCLKNVKTLPIEYRFNTKAWMTANLFGEWLLALNRTYQRKNRKLILFIDNCTAHKSIPTMKNVTVFPPPNMTSVVQPMDQGVIKNL; via the coding sequence ATGCAGCAAATGAGTGGAAAGAAAAAGTTGCTCAAATCATCGAGCATACACAGGGCAGAGACATTTTTAATGTCGACGAAactggactttttttttaaatgcacctCTGCAAAGACTTTGGCTTTTAAAGGTGAAAAATGTAGTGGTGCAAAACACAGTAAAGACCGAATTGCCCTACTTGTGGGAGCGAACATGGACGGCACTAAGAAATTACCATTACTGATGATTGGAAAATCTAGAAATCCAaggtgtttaaaaaatgtcaaaactcTACCTATAGAATACCGTTTTAACACGAAAGCATGGATGACGGCGAATCTCTTTGGAGAATGGCTGCTAGCTCTTAATCGCACGTAccaaagaaaaaacagaaaactcATCCTGTTTATTGATAACTGCACGGCTCATAAATCAATACCCACTATGAAAAATGTCACTGTTTTTCCCCCACCAAACATGACTTCAGTGGTGCAGCCAATGGATCAAGGCGTCATAAAAAATCTTTAG